One Gemmatimonadota bacterium DNA segment encodes these proteins:
- a CDS encoding (2Fe-2S)-binding protein codes for MTRTDSVPDPAPPSDAVAKVVVRLSVNGAMHEVAVRPADVLLDTLRDDLGLTGTTRGCDMGACGCCTVLIDGAPMLACLTLTALTEGREILTIEGVAPPGVDLHPLQSALHEHGGSQCGYCTPGFIMTALAFLKEHPDPTTDEIRRAISGNMCRCTGYVKIIEAIAAAAKDLSDPAPTGGESS; via the coding sequence ATGACCCGGACAGACTCCGTTCCCGACCCGGCCCCGCCGAGTGACGCGGTCGCGAAGGTCGTGGTTCGGCTGAGTGTGAACGGCGCGATGCACGAGGTGGCCGTGCGTCCGGCGGATGTCCTGCTGGATACGCTTCGAGATGACCTGGGCCTGACCGGCACGACCCGGGGTTGCGACATGGGAGCGTGCGGGTGCTGCACGGTGCTCATTGACGGCGCACCGATGCTCGCCTGCCTTACGCTGACCGCATTGACCGAGGGGCGCGAAATCCTGACCATCGAAGGCGTGGCACCGCCCGGAGTGGACCTCCACCCGCTCCAGAGCGCCCTTCACGAACATGGCGGCTCGCAGTGCGGGTACTGCACGCCGGGGTTCATCATGACGGCGCTGGCGTTTCTGAAAGAGCACCCGGATCCGACTACCGACGAAATCCGCCGCGCGATCTCCGGCAATATGTGCCGCTGTACCGGCTATGTGAAGATCATCGAAGCAATCGCGGCCGCCGCGAAGGACCTTTCGGATCCAGCACCCACCGGAGGAGAATCGTCGTGA